A stretch of Gossypium hirsutum isolate 1008001.06 chromosome A06, Gossypium_hirsutum_v2.1, whole genome shotgun sequence DNA encodes these proteins:
- the LOC107963000 gene encoding uncharacterized protein encodes MSDEGSHFDYKLVANALNIYGFKHKIAMTYHPRTNGQAEVFNREIKKILEKVVNPTHKDWSSRLDEVLWAYRIAFKTPLEMSPFNFVYGKPSHLLVELEHKTYWEIKKLNMDWGAIGTNHLLELNDMEEFRAQAYKNAKLYKEKTK; translated from the coding sequence ATGAGTGATGAAGGTTCACACTTTGACTACAAATTAGTTGCTAATGCTCTGAACATATatggatttaaacataaaattgccaTGACATACCATCCTCGAACAAATGGACAAGCAGAAGTCTTTAATAGAGAGATTAAAAAAATTCTGGAGAAGGTAGTCAATCCAACCCACAAAGATTGGTCATCCAGATTGGATGAAGTTTTGTGGGCATATCGAATTGCATTCAAGACACCATTGGAGATGTCGCCTTTCAATTTTGTTTATGGGAAACCCAGTCATTTGCTCGTTGAACTTGAACATAAGACATATTgggaaattaagaaattgaatatgGATTGGGGTGCTATTGGTACTAACCACCTATTGGAGTTGAATGATATGGAAGAATTCAGAGCGCAAGCTTATAAGAATGCGAAGCTATACAAAGAAAAGACCAAATGA